The Oscillospiraceae bacterium genome contains the following window.
TCGGTCATTACAAATTTGATCTTTTCCATCGTCACATATCCTCCATACTTTCTGAGTTGCGCGTTGTCCGCGCATCGATCCCGTTTTGATGGGCTCCTCGTTTACAATGGAAATTTTACCATAAATTACCAGCTTTCGCAAGTGGTTCGACACGACTTTTCTCTTATTTAAGCAAACTTTCGTTCGACAGCTTTCTCTCTTTTTCGCCGTATTTCGGCACAGATTTACACAATCCTGCTCAATTTTACGCTTTTTGCACGCTTCCGGCTGCAGGGCGCGGCGGTCAGGCCTTTTTCTGCTTTTCCCGGCGGTGAAGTCAGGCGGCAGCGTCTGCCTTTTCCAGCATCGTTGCCGCAAAGATCGCATACCCCTTCGCAGGGTCGTTTACCAGCACATGGGTCAGCACTGCGGCAAGGCGGCCGTTCTGCACAATCGGTGAGCCGCTCATTCCCTGTACGATACCGCCCGTCTTTTCAAGCAGCGTCTGATCGGTCACGCGGATCAGCAGATTGCGGTTTGGGTCTGTTCCTGTCATGGTCATCCGCTCAATGCGCACTGCATAGGCTTTGGCGGCCGTTCCCTCCACGGTAGCCCAAAGCTCGGCGGGGCCTGTGGTGACCTCCTGCAGGTTGGCAACCTCCACGCTTTGCCCCGCTGCCGGGCCGCTGTAGCTGCCGTACACCCCCGCCGCATCGTTGGCCAGCACTCTGCCGACCGGCGATGCTGCAAACTCCCCGCGCAGCTCGCCCGGGCTGCCAGCAGCGCCGCGGACACAGCCCGTGACCGTCACAGGCACGATCTCACCGGATAGCAGTGTCAATTCCGCGCCGGTGTCGGCATCGCTGATGGAATGGCCCAGCCCGGCAAAGGTGCCGTGCAGGGGGTCGATAAAGCTGAGCGTCCCGATACCCGCCCCCGAATCCCGCACCCAGATGCCCGCCTTGTAGCAGCCGTTCTCGTCCCGAGTCGGCGTCAGCACCGCCGTACATTGGCTTTCGCCGCGTCTGTAAAGCACAGTCAGCGGCGCACCGCCCGCCGCCTGTATGGCGCTGGTCAGATCCTCATTGCTGCGCACCGGCTGCCCGTTTGCCGAGATGATGAGATCCCCCAGCCGCAGCCCCGCCGCCTTGGCGGGATTCTCGCTGCCCAGCGCCGTGTACCGGTCAGAGAATGCCACGACCAGTGCGCCATCGGAAAACAGCTTGACCCCGAAGGGGGTACCGCACAGCTGCACCGTGCGCCGCGCCGTGGTGACTGCGCGCACCGTCTTGACAGGAACCACCCCGAACAGTGCCAGCGTAACATTGCTGCTTGTGTCGGGCGCGGTGCTGTCCGCAGGCACAGCGCCCTGCTTGTTGCGGGCAGAAAG
Protein-coding sequences here:
- the spoIVB gene encoding SpoIVB peptidase; the protein is MQRKWRLAAAAAALLALLGTAVIAGLAAALPDTLYTDEPAAELRIASLPYLSARNKQGAVPADSTAPDTSSNVTLALFGVVPVKTVRAVTTARRTVQLCGTPFGVKLFSDGALVVAFSDRYTALGSENPAKAAGLRLGDLIISANGQPVRSNEDLTSAIQAAGGAPLTVLYRRGESQCTAVLTPTRDENGCYKAGIWVRDSGAGIGTLSFIDPLHGTFAGLGHSISDADTGAELTLLSGEIVPVTVTGCVRGAAGSPGELRGEFAASPVGRVLANDAAGVYGSYSGPAAGQSVEVANLQEVTTGPAELWATVEGTAAKAYAVRIERMTMTGTDPNRNLLIRVTDQTLLEKTGGIVQGMSGSPIVQNGRLAAVLTHVLVNDPAKGYAIFAATMLEKADAAA